GTTATTCATGTTGTCAGTAACTTAGTATTTAGTTTCTTACCTGTTCCCATTAAACCAACTTTATTACAGATTCCTGTTATTATTGCATCTATCATGTATGGTCCAAAAATTGGTAGTTTGTTAGGTGGCTTTATGGGAATTATTAGTGTCATAAATAGTTCAATTGTACTCTTACCAACCAGTTATTTATTTTCTCCATTCGTAGAAAATGGTAATTTTTATTCCCTTATTGTTGCCATAGTACCTCGAATTTTAATCGGCATTATTCCTTTTTATAGTTACAAATTAATTTCCAATAAATTTGGTTTATTAATTTCTGGAGCTATTGGCTCTTTAACAAATACAGTCTTTGTCTTAAGCGGAATCTTTATTTTCTTTTCTTCCGTTTATGGTGGGGACATAAAACTATTGTTGACAGGAATCATTTCGACAAATGCTATTGCTGAAATGATAATTGCTTCATTAGTTACAGTAATGGTAATACCAGCACTGAAAAAAATAAGATAAGATTAAAGAAACATGAACTTTCATACTTCTTTTTTTTGAAATATTTTGAGAACCAACTGAAAATGAGTGATTTTTCTCGTCCAAAATGTTATAATGAAAGCGTTTAAAACTATTTTACAAAATTTAAAGCAATTTTTTAAAATAGTTTAATCAATAAGGTGTGATAAATCAACTATCACAATGATTAAAATTCAAAAGGAGAGACAAATGTCTTACAAAGAAAATTTTCAAAAATGGTTAGACTTTGATGAGTTACCTGATTACCTTAAAGAAGAACTTATTCATATGGATGAAAAGACTAAAGAAGATGCTTTTTATACTAATCTAGAATTTGGTACTGCTGGAATGCGTGGTATTATTGGGGCTGGTACTAATAGAATCAATATTTATGTTGTTCGTCAAGCTACTGAAGGTTTAGCTAAACTTGTTGAATCTAAGGGAGACGAAGCTAAAAAACGTGGTGTTGCAATTGCTTACGATTCTCGTCACTTCTCTTCTGAATTTGCCTTTGAATCTGCTCAAGTCCTTGCGCAACACGGTATTCAATCTTATGTCTTTGAAAGTTTAAGACCAACACCTGAATTATCGTTTGCAGTACGTCACCTTAATGCTTTTGCA
This Streptococcus urinalis 2285-97 DNA region includes the following protein-coding sequences:
- a CDS encoding ECF transporter S component, with protein sequence MMKKNKASNVAILSIFIAIMVVIHVVSNLVFSFLPVPIKPTLLQIPVIIASIMYGPKIGSLLGGFMGIISVINSSIVLLPTSYLFSPFVENGNFYSLIVAIVPRILIGIIPFYSYKLISNKFGLLISGAIGSLTNTVFVLSGIFIFFSSVYGGDIKLLLTGIISTNAIAEMIIASLVTVMVIPALKKIR